The following coding sequences lie in one Pseudomonas sp. SL4(2022) genomic window:
- a CDS encoding MBL fold metallo-hydrolase, protein MQAVVETFFDPDTFTYSYVVTDPNTQRCAIIDSVLDYNPASGCTSQTSADRLIRFVKDHHLKVDWLLETHVHADHLSAAPYLKRELGGQLAIGENITIVQNTFGKLFNAGPEFATDGRQFDHLFKDGDTFQVGNILARAIHTPGHTPACMTYVIGDAGFVGDTLFMPDYGTARCDFPGGDARMLYQSIRKLFALPGDTRLFMCHDYKAPGRDDFRYQTTVAEQRALNVHVHEGISEADFVAMRSARDATLGMPMLILPSVQVNMRAGQLPPAEDNGTRYLKIPLDML, encoded by the coding sequence ATGCAAGCCGTCGTCGAAACCTTTTTTGACCCTGACACCTTCACTTACAGCTATGTAGTCACTGACCCCAACACCCAACGCTGTGCGATTATCGACTCAGTACTGGACTACAACCCCGCGTCTGGCTGCACATCGCAAACAAGCGCTGATCGGCTGATCCGATTCGTGAAAGATCACCACCTGAAGGTCGACTGGCTGCTGGAAACCCATGTGCATGCCGATCACCTGTCAGCCGCGCCATATCTGAAGCGTGAATTGGGTGGCCAGTTAGCTATTGGCGAAAATATCACCATCGTGCAGAACACCTTCGGCAAGCTGTTCAATGCCGGCCCTGAGTTCGCTACTGATGGCCGCCAGTTCGACCACTTGTTCAAAGATGGCGATACCTTCCAAGTGGGTAATATTCTGGCGCGTGCCATCCACACACCCGGCCATACCCCTGCATGCATGACCTATGTGATTGGCGATGCCGGCTTTGTTGGCGACACACTGTTTATGCCGGACTACGGCACCGCCCGTTGCGACTTCCCCGGCGGCGATGCGCGCATGCTGTATCAGTCGATTCGCAAACTCTTTGCCCTGCCCGGCGACACCCGCTTGTTTATGTGCCATGACTACAAGGCACCAGGGCGCGATGACTTCCGCTACCAGACCACGGTAGCGGAGCAACGCGCGCTGAACGTGCATGTGCATGAAGGCATCAGCGAGGCCGATTTTGTCGCCATGCGCAGCGCCCGCGATGCCACCCTCGGCATGCCGATGCTGATTCTGCCGTCTGTGCAGGTGAACATGCGTGCCGGGCAACTGCCGCCTGCCGAGGACAACGGCACCCGCTACCTGAAAATCCCCCTCGACATGCTCTGA
- a CDS encoding substrate-binding periplasmic protein gives MRMTALYLMLLLPWSLQAEDWHVVGDEQFAPYSYVTLEDDQPHGLDVELVEAVLQEAKIAYNLRLYPWERVKRMLDRSEVAMAFQFAGTPERMQQYELVGPIRTGSTVFMTTGKTAIHDWQSLDDLSQYVIGQVRGYAYQSDFDKADLRRDTSAQNPRQLVSMLLAGRIDIIVGDRVQLMYFVREQRAEQGVRILHKPLVEMPRYVAFAKGDHARAKVFADALERLKQAGSLNTIYQRWN, from the coding sequence ATGCGAATGACTGCGCTGTACCTGATGCTATTGCTGCCCTGGTCGTTACAGGCTGAAGACTGGCATGTGGTGGGTGACGAACAGTTTGCCCCTTACAGCTATGTCACCCTTGAGGATGACCAGCCGCACGGCCTGGATGTCGAGTTGGTCGAGGCCGTGTTGCAGGAGGCCAAGATTGCCTACAACCTGCGACTGTACCCCTGGGAGCGCGTCAAGCGCATGCTCGACCGCAGTGAAGTCGCCATGGCCTTCCAGTTTGCGGGCACCCCTGAGCGTATGCAGCAGTATGAGCTGGTCGGGCCCATTCGCACTGGCTCGACGGTATTTATGACCACCGGCAAGACGGCCATCCATGACTGGCAAAGCCTGGATGACCTGTCGCAGTATGTGATTGGCCAAGTCCGCGGATACGCCTACCAATCAGACTTCGATAAAGCCGATTTGCGGCGTGACACCAGCGCACAGAATCCGCGTCAACTGGTGTCCATGCTGCTGGCCGGGCGCATTGACATTATCGTCGGTGATCGGGTGCAACTGATGTATTTCGTGCGCGAACAACGCGCCGAACAGGGTGTGCGCATCCTGCACAAACCACTGGTAGAAATGCCGCGCTATGTAGCCTTTGCCAAAGGCGATCATGCCCGCGCCAAAGTATTCGCTGATGCCCTGGAGCGGCTGAAGCAGGCCGGCAGTCTGAATACCATCTACCAACGCTGGAACTGA
- the putA gene encoding trifunctional transcriptional regulator/proline dehydrogenase/L-glutamate gamma-semialdehyde dehydrogenase produces MATTTLGVKLDDATRDRLKQAAQSIDRTPHWLIKQAIFNYLEQIEGGLTPAEHSGLAAVAGEEVVENLTEQGLQVFLDFAESILPQSVLRAAITGAYRRPETEAVPMLLEQARLPKDMAEASNTLAMSIAEKLRNQKNAGGRQGLVQGLLQEFSLSSQEGVALMCLAEALLRIPDKATRDALIRDKISNGNWGQHLGNSPSMFVNAASWGLLITGKLVATHNEAGLMTSLNRIIGKGGEPLIRKGVDMSMRLMGEQFVTGETIAEALANATTMESKGFRYSYDMLGEAALTDEDAKRYLASYEQAIHAIGKASHGRGIYEGPGISIKLSALHPRYSRAQYDRVMDELYPILLGLTKLAKQYDIGLNIDAEEADRLEISLDLLERLCFDRALTGWNGIGFVIQAYQKRCPYVIDYVIDLAKRSRHRLMIRLVKGAYWDSEIKRAQVEGLEGYPVYTRKPYTDISYIACARKLLAVPEAIYPQFATHNAHSLSAIYQLAGQNYYPGQYEFQCLHGMGEPLYEQVVGKVADGKLNRPCRIYAPVGSHETLLAYLVRRLLENGANTSFVNRIADHSISIKELVLDPVQQVEQMATQEGGLGLPHPRIALPRALYGDARLNSEGIDLANEHRLGSLSSALLSSSNNAYKAMPLLGCEAPELSEAQPVRNPADHRDIVGYVHEASEQDVRNAVLCAVSSGQIWQSTLPAERAAVLDRAADQMEAEMQQLMGLLVRESGKTFANAIAEVREAVDFLRYYAAQAGNHFSNDSHRPLGPVVCISPWNFPLAIFSGQVAAALAAGNTVLAKPAEQTPLIAAQAVRILLDAGVPSGAVQLLPGRGETVGAGLIGNERVRGVMFTGSTEVAGIIQRNLAGRLDAQGRTIPLIAETGGLNSMIVDSSALTEQVVVDVVASAFDSAGQRCSALRVLCVQEDVADRVINMLKGAMAEYSLGNPERLSTDIGPVIDAEAKGNIDQHIEKMREKGRKVFQLARVAGDDIKRGTFVLPTLIELDSFTELQREIFGPVLHVVRYARADLGTLLQQINDSGYGLTLGVHTRIDETIAQVVNTAKVGNLYVNRNMVGAVVGVQPFGGEGLSGTGPKAGGPLYMYRLLATRPQDAVAKQLQQEKGEIQRPAEQTKVIQALQDWAAKHEPSLSALSAQYVGLAQSGTVQMLNGPTGERNSYSLLPREHVLCLAAERSDLLTQLAAALAVGCQVLWQESELTRELFAALPKAVQQRITVLSQWSESETVFDAILHHGDSDQLREVCQLAAQRPGAIIGVHGLHKGETDIPLERLLIEHALSINTAAAGGNASLMTIG; encoded by the coding sequence ATGGCCACCACTACCCTTGGCGTTAAGCTCGATGATGCAACCCGTGATCGCCTCAAGCAGGCTGCACAGTCGATTGACCGCACCCCTCACTGGCTGATCAAGCAGGCGATCTTCAATTATTTGGAGCAGATCGAGGGTGGCCTGACTCCTGCTGAGCACTCGGGCCTGGCCGCTGTGGCGGGCGAAGAAGTGGTGGAAAACCTGACTGAGCAAGGTTTGCAGGTGTTCCTCGACTTTGCCGAAAGCATCTTGCCGCAGTCAGTGCTGCGTGCCGCCATTACCGGCGCTTATCGCCGTCCGGAAACCGAAGCCGTGCCAATGCTGCTGGAGCAGGCGCGTCTGCCGAAAGACATGGCTGAGGCAAGCAACACCCTGGCCATGAGCATCGCCGAAAAGCTGCGCAACCAGAAGAACGCTGGCGGCCGTCAGGGGCTGGTGCAGGGTCTGCTGCAGGAATTCTCGTTGTCCTCGCAGGAAGGTGTGGCGCTGATGTGCCTGGCCGAAGCGCTGCTGCGTATTCCGGACAAGGCCACCCGTGACGCGCTGATCCGCGACAAGATCAGCAACGGCAACTGGGGGCAGCACCTGGGTAACAGCCCGTCGATGTTCGTCAACGCCGCGAGCTGGGGCTTGCTGATCACCGGCAAACTGGTGGCCACGCACAACGAAGCCGGCTTGATGACCTCACTCAACCGCATCATCGGCAAGGGCGGTGAACCGTTGATCCGCAAGGGCGTGGACATGTCCATGCGCCTGATGGGCGAGCAGTTCGTCACCGGCGAAACCATCGCCGAAGCCCTGGCCAACGCCACCACCATGGAAAGCAAAGGCTTCCGTTATTCCTACGACATGCTCGGTGAAGCGGCCCTGACCGATGAAGATGCCAAGCGCTACCTGGCGTCCTACGAGCAGGCCATTCATGCCATCGGCAAGGCCTCGCACGGTCGTGGCATCTACGAAGGTCCGGGCATTTCGATCAAACTCTCGGCGCTGCACCCGCGTTACAGCCGTGCCCAGTACGACCGGGTGATGGACGAGCTGTACCCGATCCTGCTGGGCTTGACCAAGCTGGCCAAACAGTACGACATCGGCCTGAACATCGACGCCGAAGAAGCCGACCGCCTGGAAATCTCCCTCGATCTGCTGGAGCGCCTGTGCTTCGACCGGGCCCTGACCGGCTGGAACGGTATCGGCTTTGTGATTCAGGCTTACCAGAAGCGCTGCCCGTACGTGATCGACTACGTGATCGATCTGGCCAAGCGCAGCCGTCACCGCCTGATGATCCGCCTGGTAAAAGGCGCGTACTGGGACAGCGAAATCAAACGCGCCCAGGTCGAAGGCCTGGAAGGCTATCCGGTGTACACCCGCAAGCCCTACACCGACATTTCTTACATCGCCTGCGCGCGCAAACTGCTGGCCGTGCCGGAAGCCATCTACCCGCAGTTCGCCACCCACAACGCCCACTCGCTGTCGGCCATTTATCAACTGGCCGGGCAGAACTACTACCCTGGTCAGTACGAGTTCCAGTGCCTGCATGGCATGGGCGAGCCGCTGTACGAGCAGGTGGTGGGCAAGGTTGCCGATGGCAAGCTGAACCGTCCGTGCCGCATCTATGCACCGGTGGGTAGTCATGAAACCCTGTTGGCTTACTTGGTGCGTCGTCTGCTGGAAAACGGCGCGAACACCTCGTTCGTCAACCGCATTGCTGACCACAGCATTTCGATCAAGGAGCTGGTGCTCGACCCGGTACAGCAGGTCGAGCAGATGGCCACGCAGGAAGGCGGCCTTGGCCTGCCACACCCACGCATTGCCCTGCCGCGTGCGCTGTATGGCGATGCCCGCTTAAACTCCGAAGGCATCGACCTGGCCAACGAGCACCGCCTCGGTTCGCTGTCCTCGGCGCTGCTGAGCAGCAGCAACAATGCCTACAAGGCCATGCCGCTGCTCGGTTGTGAAGCACCTGAGCTGAGCGAGGCGCAGCCGGTACGCAACCCGGCGGACCACCGCGACATCGTTGGTTATGTGCATGAGGCCAGCGAGCAGGATGTGCGCAACGCCGTGCTCTGCGCGGTGTCGAGTGGGCAGATCTGGCAATCGACCCTGCCGGCTGAGCGCGCCGCCGTTTTGGATCGCGCCGCCGACCAGATGGAAGCGGAAATGCAGCAACTGATGGGCTTGTTGGTGCGTGAATCCGGCAAGACCTTCGCCAACGCCATCGCCGAAGTGCGCGAGGCGGTTGACTTCCTGCGCTACTACGCGGCGCAGGCAGGTAATCACTTCAGCAATGACAGCCACCGCCCGCTAGGCCCGGTGGTGTGCATCAGCCCGTGGAACTTCCCGCTGGCCATCTTCAGCGGTCAGGTCGCTGCTGCGCTGGCTGCCGGTAACACCGTGCTGGCCAAGCCCGCTGAGCAGACGCCGCTGATCGCCGCGCAAGCCGTGCGCATTCTGCTGGATGCCGGTGTGCCGAGCGGCGCCGTGCAGCTGCTGCCGGGTCGTGGTGAAACTGTCGGCGCTGGCCTGATCGGCAACGAGCGCGTGCGTGGCGTGATGTTCACCGGTTCCACCGAAGTGGCGGGCATCATCCAGCGCAACCTCGCCGGTCGCCTGGATGCACAAGGGCGCACTATTCCGTTGATCGCCGAGACGGGCGGCCTCAACAGCATGATCGTCGATTCCTCAGCGCTGACTGAACAGGTGGTGGTCGATGTGGTGGCCTCGGCCTTCGACAGCGCCGGCCAGCGCTGCTCAGCCCTGCGCGTACTGTGCGTGCAGGAAGACGTGGCGGACCGCGTGATCAACATGCTCAAGGGCGCCATGGCCGAATACAGCCTGGGCAACCCGGAGCGCCTGAGCACTGATATCGGCCCGGTGATCGACGCGGAAGCCAAGGGCAATATCGACCAGCACATCGAGAAGATGCGCGAGAAAGGCCGCAAGGTCTTCCAGCTGGCGCGCGTTGCCGGTGACGACATCAAGCGCGGCACCTTTGTGCTGCCAACGCTGATCGAGCTGGACAGCTTTACTGAGTTGCAGCGCGAAATCTTCGGCCCGGTGCTGCACGTGGTGCGTTATGCGCGTGCTGACTTGGGCACGCTGCTGCAGCAGATCAACGACAGTGGCTACGGCCTGACCCTTGGCGTGCACACGCGCATCGACGAAACCATTGCGCAAGTGGTCAATACCGCCAAGGTCGGTAACCTGTATGTGAACCGCAACATGGTCGGTGCCGTGGTCGGCGTGCAGCCATTTGGCGGTGAAGGCCTGTCCGGCACCGGCCCGAAAGCCGGTGGCCCGCTGTACATGTACCGCCTGCTGGCAACCCGTCCGCAGGATGCGGTGGCTAAGCAATTGCAGCAGGAGAAGGGCGAAATTCAGCGTCCGGCCGAGCAGACCAAGGTGATTCAGGCACTGCAGGATTGGGCGGCCAAGCATGAGCCGAGCCTGAGTGCACTCAGTGCGCAGTACGTTGGGCTGGCGCAGAGCGGCACCGTGCAGATGCTTAACGGCCCAACCGGCGAGCGCAACAGCTACAGCCTGTTGCCGCGCGAACATGTGCTGTGCCTGGCTGCTGAGCGCAGTGACTTGCTGACACAATTGGCGGCGGCTCTGGCCGTGGGTTGCCAGGTGCTGTGGCAGGAAAGCGAGCTGACCCGCGAGCTGTTTGCCGCACTGCCCAAGGCTGTGCAGCAACGCATCACCGTGCTTAGCCAGTGGAGCGAGAGCGAAACGGTGTTCGACGCCATCCTCCATCACGGTGACTCCGATCAACTGCGCGAAGTCTGCCAACTGGCCGCTCAGCGTCCCGGCGCGATTATTGGTGTGCATGGTCTGCACAAAGGCGAGACGGATATTCCGCTGGAGCGCCTGCTGATCGAGCACGCCCTGAGCATCAACACAGCCGCAGCGGGCGGTAACGCCAGCCTGATGACCATCGGCTAA
- a CDS encoding SulP family inorganic anion transporter, translating to MKLSRWLPCLDWGRHYNRHHASQDGLAALIVTLMLIPQSLAYAMLAGLPPVMGLYASILPLLAYALFGSSRTLAVGPVAVVSLMTAAALQPLFPAGSAEYIGAAMLLALLSGLLLSVMAVLRLGFLANFLSHPVVSGFISASGILIAIGQLKHLLGISASGDSLLQLLPQLWRGLPAIHGPTLLIGLLSLAWLWWARAQLKPLLQRLGLSATAAGNVAKAGPVLAIIVAVVGVTGLNLDQAGVKVVGSIPQGLPGLTLPTLDLDLAMQLLPAALLISLVGFVESVSVGQTLAAKRRQRIQPDNELLGLGTANIAAAFSGGLPVTGGFARSVVNYDAGAQTPMAGVFTAVGIALSVMLLTPLLHNLPQAVLAATIIVAVLSLVDLASLKRTWRYSRQDGAAQLATLLGVLLIGVETGILLGMGLSLLLFLWRTSKPHMAVVGQVPGSEHFRNVERFSVIESPSVLSLRVDESLYFPNARYLEDRIGELIASRPQVRHLVLMCSGVNLIDASALDSLEAIVERLQTAGVHLHLSEVKGPVMDQLHRSSFLDELSGQVFISQFEALKTLSPQTLQTDPACTENQRHSAAQAGHPSSPK from the coding sequence ATGAAGCTGAGCCGCTGGCTGCCCTGCCTCGACTGGGGGCGGCATTACAATCGCCATCACGCCAGCCAGGATGGCCTGGCCGCACTGATCGTCACGCTGATGCTGATCCCGCAAAGCCTGGCCTACGCCATGCTCGCCGGGTTGCCACCGGTGATGGGGTTGTACGCGAGTATCCTGCCACTGCTGGCCTATGCCTTGTTTGGCTCCAGCCGCACCCTGGCCGTGGGGCCGGTGGCAGTGGTGTCACTGATGACCGCCGCCGCGTTGCAGCCGCTGTTCCCGGCAGGCAGTGCCGAATACATCGGCGCAGCCATGCTGCTGGCGTTGCTTTCCGGGCTGTTGCTCAGCGTCATGGCGGTGCTGCGCTTGGGCTTTCTCGCCAATTTTCTCAGCCATCCGGTGGTGTCCGGTTTTATCAGCGCATCGGGCATCCTGATTGCGATCGGCCAACTCAAGCACCTGCTCGGCATCTCGGCATCGGGCGACAGCCTGCTGCAACTGCTTCCGCAACTCTGGCGGGGATTACCCGCCATTCACGGGCCCACCTTGCTGATTGGCCTGCTCAGCCTGGCCTGGCTTTGGTGGGCTCGGGCACAGCTGAAACCGCTGCTGCAACGCCTGGGGCTGTCTGCCACGGCCGCCGGCAATGTCGCCAAAGCCGGACCGGTGCTGGCGATCATTGTCGCGGTTGTTGGCGTAACAGGGCTCAACCTGGATCAGGCTGGCGTAAAAGTGGTCGGCAGCATTCCCCAAGGCTTGCCAGGCTTGACCCTGCCTACGCTGGATCTCGACTTGGCCATGCAGTTGTTGCCTGCGGCCTTGCTGATCAGCCTGGTCGGGTTCGTCGAGTCGGTCTCAGTCGGCCAGACCCTGGCAGCAAAACGCCGTCAGCGCATCCAGCCGGATAACGAACTGCTCGGCCTCGGGACGGCCAACATTGCTGCGGCATTCAGTGGCGGCCTCCCCGTTACCGGTGGTTTCGCACGCTCGGTAGTCAACTACGACGCCGGGGCGCAAACCCCCATGGCTGGCGTATTCACCGCAGTCGGTATCGCCCTCAGTGTCATGCTGCTCACGCCATTACTGCACAACCTGCCACAGGCTGTGCTGGCCGCCACCATCATCGTCGCCGTACTCAGCCTGGTCGATCTCGCATCGCTCAAGCGGACCTGGCGCTATTCGCGCCAGGACGGTGCCGCCCAGCTGGCAACCCTGCTCGGTGTTCTACTGATTGGCGTAGAAACCGGCATCCTGCTGGGTATGGGTCTGTCACTGCTGCTGTTTCTCTGGCGCACCAGCAAGCCGCATATGGCGGTCGTGGGGCAGGTGCCGGGTAGCGAACACTTTCGCAACGTCGAGCGTTTTAGTGTGATCGAATCGCCCAGTGTGTTGTCGTTGCGGGTTGACGAAAGCCTGTACTTCCCCAATGCACGCTACCTGGAAGACCGCATTGGCGAGCTGATTGCGAGCCGTCCGCAAGTTCGTCATCTGGTGTTGATGTGTTCGGGGGTCAACCTGATCGATGCCAGTGCGCTGGACTCACTAGAGGCAATCGTCGAACGCTTGCAGACAGCGGGCGTACACCTGCATTTATCTGAGGTCAAAGGCCCGGTCATGGATCAGCTACACCGCTCCAGCTTCCTGGATGAGCTTTCCGGCCAGGTGTTTATCAGCCAGTTTGAAGCCTTGAAAACCCTCTCCCCACAAACACTGCAAACAGATCCCGCTTGTACGGAAAATCAGCGGCATTCTGCTGCTCAAGCTGGTCATCCTTCGTCGCCCAAGTGA
- a CDS encoding outer membrane protein OmpK: MNRTLSSLAMAAGLLAGSQAMAGDLLHWQNNSLSYLYGQDYKIDPEIQQTITFEHASGWSFGDLFFFVDTIKYNTDATNGAGDGHTFYGELSPRLSFGKLFDSKLELGPIKDVLLATTYEFGENDVDSYLIGPGFDLAIPGFDYFSLNFYNRTTDGKRDGDNVWQITPVWSYTIPVGTSDIVIDGFMDWVVDNDKSYHANLHFNPQIKYDLGKAMNWGEKQLYVGIEYDYWKDKYGIDNDSFLGDVILDGTDQNTASLLVKAHF, translated from the coding sequence ATGAACCGCACTCTTTCCTCTCTCGCCATGGCCGCTGGCCTGTTGGCGGGCAGCCAGGCCATGGCAGGTGACCTGCTGCACTGGCAAAACAACAGCCTGAGCTACCTCTATGGCCAGGACTACAAGATCGATCCGGAAATCCAGCAGACCATCACCTTTGAACACGCCAGTGGCTGGAGCTTTGGTGACCTGTTCTTCTTCGTTGACACCATCAAATACAACACTGACGCCACCAATGGCGCGGGCGATGGCCATACCTTCTATGGTGAGCTGTCGCCGCGGCTGTCCTTCGGCAAGCTGTTCGATAGCAAGCTGGAATTGGGCCCGATCAAAGATGTGTTGCTCGCCACCACCTACGAGTTCGGCGAGAACGATGTCGACTCCTACCTGATCGGCCCTGGCTTCGACCTGGCCATTCCAGGCTTCGACTACTTCTCGCTCAACTTCTACAACCGCACTACAGACGGCAAGCGCGACGGCGACAATGTCTGGCAGATCACACCGGTATGGAGCTACACCATCCCAGTTGGCACATCCGATATCGTGATTGACGGTTTCATGGACTGGGTGGTGGACAACGACAAGAGCTACCACGCCAACCTGCACTTCAACCCGCAGATCAAATACGACCTGGGCAAGGCGATGAACTGGGGCGAGAAGCAACTGTATGTGGGTATCGAATACGACTACTGGAAGGACAAGTACGGTATCGACAACGACAGCTTCCTCGGCGACGTGATTCTCGATGGCACAGATCAGAACACCGCCAGCCTGTTGGTAAAAGCGCACTTCTGA
- a CDS encoding zinc ribbon domain-containing protein YjdM, translating into MSTLPPCPKCNSEYTYEDGAQLVCPECAHEWTADGATDAPDDAKVIKDSVGNVLQDGDTITVIKDLKIKGSSLVVKVGTKVKGIRLCDGDHDIDCKIDGIGAMKLKSEFVRKV; encoded by the coding sequence GTGAGTACGCTGCCGCCCTGCCCCAAATGCAATTCCGAATACACCTACGAAGACGGCGCTCAACTGGTCTGTCCGGAATGCGCCCACGAATGGACCGCTGACGGCGCCACGGATGCACCAGATGATGCCAAAGTGATCAAGGACTCGGTGGGCAACGTACTGCAGGATGGTGACACCATCACCGTCATCAAGGATCTCAAGATCAAAGGCTCATCCCTGGTGGTCAAGGTAGGCACCAAGGTCAAAGGCATCCGCCTGTGTGATGGCGACCATGACATCGACTGCAAAATCGACGGCATCGGCGCAATGAAGCTGAAATCCGAATTTGTGCGCAAGGTTTAA
- a CDS encoding alpha/beta hydrolase has translation MHPCSFILATILTALLAGCGAAKPLTLMSTPVIYHQAAIDPFAHLPETERVPEVSVFYATNRAPNTQGYGNQVSDQLHLGSASVRLGGSDDLWPQLHSASLSETRPRDLPLSLLHTQEDAHLPLQSVRDTALPADVQAYMDALNLQLSKARDKEIILYVHGAKVDFANANQLTGELVHFAGRDFVGLAFAWPTHQNIMSYLLGIDVERARQSSHALSQLLELLARHSHAERINLVAYSAGGRVTSLALQELAARHVELSRAQLQARYRIGAVVFAAADVPEELFEQRLPGISKIAEQVMITVSDQDDALQYAHLLMPGGPRIGSSQAEASLHRFTQRQHLDNVNLLDVSGRYAERGFDIVGHHYWYRHPWVSSDVILLLRTNLRPQARALTPGDHPAMWYMQHDYPVEVRNVTRQVLKGQW, from the coding sequence TTGCATCCTTGCTCTTTCATCCTCGCCACCATCCTGACTGCCTTGCTGGCCGGCTGCGGCGCAGCCAAACCGCTGACGCTGATGTCCACCCCGGTGATCTACCATCAAGCGGCCATCGACCCCTTTGCCCACCTGCCCGAGACCGAGCGGGTGCCGGAAGTGTCGGTGTTCTACGCCACCAATCGCGCGCCGAATACACAGGGCTATGGCAATCAGGTCAGCGACCAGCTGCACCTCGGCAGCGCCAGCGTTCGCCTGGGCGGCAGTGACGACCTGTGGCCGCAGTTGCACAGCGCATCGCTGAGCGAAACCCGCCCGCGCGACCTGCCACTGAGCCTGCTGCATACACAGGAAGACGCCCACTTACCTCTGCAGAGCGTCCGCGACACAGCGTTGCCGGCAGACGTGCAGGCCTATATGGATGCGCTCAACCTGCAACTGAGCAAGGCGCGCGACAAAGAGATCATTCTTTATGTGCATGGGGCGAAAGTGGACTTCGCCAACGCCAATCAACTCACCGGCGAGTTGGTTCATTTTGCCGGGCGCGACTTCGTCGGCCTGGCGTTTGCCTGGCCGACGCACCAGAACATCATGAGTTACCTGCTCGGCATCGATGTCGAGCGCGCCCGCCAGTCCAGTCATGCGCTCAGCCAGTTGCTGGAACTGCTGGCCCGCCACAGCCACGCCGAGCGCATTAATCTGGTGGCCTACAGTGCGGGCGGACGCGTGACCTCACTGGCCCTGCAGGAACTGGCTGCCCGGCACGTCGAACTGAGCCGCGCACAGTTGCAGGCGCGTTACCGCATTGGCGCGGTGGTCTTCGCCGCCGCCGATGTGCCTGAAGAATTGTTTGAGCAACGCCTGCCCGGTATCAGCAAGATTGCAGAGCAAGTGATGATCACCGTCTCCGATCAGGACGACGCCCTGCAATACGCCCACCTGCTGATGCCCGGCGGCCCACGGATTGGCAGCAGCCAGGCCGAGGCCAGCCTGCATCGTTTCACCCAGCGCCAGCACCTGGATAACGTCAACCTGCTGGATGTGTCAGGACGTTATGCCGAGCGTGGGTTCGATATCGTCGGCCATCACTACTGGTATCGCCATCCCTGGGTCAGCAGCGATGTGATCCTGCTGCTGCGCACCAACCTCAGACCGCAGGCGCGCGCATTGACGCCTGGAGATCATCCGGCCATGTGGTACATGCAGCACGATTACCCGGTGGAAGTACGCAATGTCACCCGCCAAGTGCTCAAGGGGCAGTGGTAG
- a CDS encoding metal-sensing transcriptional repressor: MIDAERVQHRDALLKRLARVEGQVRGIQAMIRRDDECDAIAQQFSAARKALDKAYQEMLICLAEDAILNSDQSNQDKLAQVRTIFTKYT; this comes from the coding sequence ATGATTGATGCGGAACGAGTGCAGCACCGTGATGCGCTGCTCAAGCGCCTGGCCCGTGTCGAGGGGCAGGTGCGCGGTATTCAGGCCATGATCAGGCGTGATGATGAATGTGATGCGATCGCCCAGCAGTTCAGTGCCGCGCGCAAGGCCTTGGATAAGGCCTATCAGGAAATGCTCATATGCCTGGCCGAGGATGCCATCCTCAATTCTGACCAAAGCAATCAGGACAAGCTGGCTCAGGTACGGACCATCTTCACCAAATATACGTGA